AGTTGTGCATTAATTACGCTAACGAGAAGCTGCAGCAGCACTTTGTGGCTCATTACCTGAAGGCCCAGCAGGAGGAGTATGTGACGGAGGGGCTGCAGTGGTCCTTCATACGGTACCAAGACAACCAGGGCTGCCTGGACCTGATTGAAGGCAGCCCCTCCAGCATTTTCTCCCTGCTCAATGAGGTCAGCTTGCACTTCTTATCTCAGAGAGGGAAATCAGAAACAGATGTGATGTATATTTGCATCACAAATGTAATGACTGCCTTTATTTATAGCTTTTTGATGATCTTGCATAGTGAAAGAGCTTTTTTAGTAGCACTATTgagtttattctttctttctttctcttcattCTGTCTTTCTGATTCTTTGgccactgtctgtctgtcgtccAGGAGTGTCGTCTGAACAGAGCATCGGATGCGAAGCAGTTTCGTGTGCGTCTGCAGAAGGAGCTCTCAGATAACGCCAGCATCAGCTGGGACAAACTCAGCAAAGAGCCCCATTTTACTGTGGCCCACTATGCAGGCAACGTCAGTTACCAGATTGAGGGCATGATGGAGAAGAACAAGGTGCAAACTATATAAGTAGTTGCATACAAAAACTATGTGGCTTGTCTATGCCGAAGTTTCTTCCTTTGGGATTAATGAAGTTTATAAATTGCCCGAATCTCCATTTGTTCTGTAGGACCCGGTTCCCCCTGAGATCATCAGTGTCCTGCAGAAGTCCCAGGATTCATTGCTGCACAGTCTCTTTGCTGACGGTGACCGTGAGAGCGAGGGGTCTAGAGGACACAGTAAAGTGGTCACTGTTGTCTCCAAATTTAAGGTACAGATTTTTAAGAGTACAAATTAAGCTGTTAgtgtattacattttgtttattgaaagatttctttctgttgttttaaatgattgtGTTTTAGCTCTTAATCATTATGATTCACATTATAAGATGATTAGAAGTAcggcgggtaaaataagtattgaacacagtaaatttttcccagtaaatatatttctaaaggtgcttttgacatgacattttcaccagatgtcggtaacaacccaagtaatccatacatacaaataaattcagaaattaagttatgtttAATAAGATGGAGTGACAGAGAAAAAGTATACCAGTATGTTTTAAATTCTTGATTGTACAAACAGGGCAAAGGTAAAGTTTTAAAGAAGACAGATACAGATACTGCATTGTTTTTAGACTGACCTGGATCTGTGTTTAATATAATCatctgtttgtctttctgtgaaTATGCAGAACTCTCTTGAAAGCCTGATGAAGATTTTGCACAGCACCACGCCGCACTACACGCGCTGCATCAAACCCAACCCCGAATGCAGACCGCTCACCTTCAAAAAGGAAGAGGTATGAAAAACTGTTGCATTTCACTTGGGATTCCCTTGAGAGTTTTAGGTTTATAGTTCACGGCTTGGTTAGTGAGTCCGGTTTTGGTTTGCGTTCAGGTTATCGCTCAGCTTGAGGCCTGTGGGATAGTAGAAACCATAAACATCAGTGCAGCAGGATTTCCCATCAGGTAACACTACAAGCACATCTCAATCcctacatttaataaaacactcAGTTTTACAGCAAataatgtaattcaaaataagcggattgcaaaaacaaaactacCTTAAGTTTATAGATGTtataaacataattcaaaaacaaaactaaattatttttgtattatttgtacaGGATCCCATATGGCAGTTTCCTCCAAAGATACGGGCTGATTGCAAACACCAGACTAACTGCACGAATGAACCGAGCGAACAGTACGTAGAACATGTCCATACAAAGTACTGTCTGTTTTTTCTGTTCTCCTGTTTAATATCTGAATCCTGTCTTTTCTTTCAGTATCCTTCTCtcatttctttctgtctttaatGAACACAGTGCTTAAAATAATGTGAATTACAGGTGAATTACTGCATGCTTATTTAGTGGATATTTAGCATGCAGTGATGCATTTGCTtgccttttcttctttctctcttcactACGTCTTTTGTAGGAATAAATAGATCTTTGTTCAAGTGGTGGAATTTTTTTGCATGTGGTTTCATGTCACTGCTTGTGGGATTTGATACAGATGAGAATTTCTTAGATGTGCACATTAGTTGGTTGAACATTagtaaaaatctgttttaaatccAAAGGAGCTCAGTGCCATTCCTAAAGACCTACCTTCCTGCAGAGActaactctaatcaaacacacctaaaccaacTAAGTTAGGTATTGAAAGATACAGGTGTGTGGTAGAGCAGGATTGGGAGTAAAATATACAGGAAGGTGGATTCATGGGAACAGGACTGAACATGTCTGCTCTAATACCTCGACCCACCATGAATGAAAGCAAGCTTTTAACTAAACATGATGCACCTATAAGATGACCCTAAAGTGCTTGATTTCAGTTGCATTACAGCAAGACCCTTCAGGTGAACAGGGTAAAGTTCTCGGCTAATAAATGTCATTATACTTCCCCAACTgatttattacagtacattaaCACAGTTGTTTGTAATACAAGTTTTctcaaatgttatgtttaatgtgcaaatgaggcattatctaattaaatacgCATAGATTTgcatatatattactatttttaaagaataaactgTTATATAAATCAGGTAAATGATATATGACCAAACCATACTGTAAAAACCTTTAGAATTTAGATAGGAATAAAATTGCAAAGTTGGTTTTTGTAAGTAAACCAAAACAAGCACTTAAATGTGTATTCTTTCCAGTAGTCTTAAAGAagacatgttatggaagcaaaattcCTCAAAATCTCAAcactgaccagtgcatgaaaagaAACGGTTTTACTTGCAGTGCCTTTCCTTAAATCACaataaaagtatcattaaaaatgtatttctaaagcTCATGTTTCACTCACAGGCCCTGAGATGAGTGATCAGGCTGTTCTGGGATCTGCTGTAGAGGATGTCCTCAATCTGGTCCTCAAGAGACGTGCCCCAAACTCTACCCTCAGCCCTGATGACAACAACAGCTTGGTGCACTGTGGCAGGACCAaagtctttctcacacactcccTGGTAAAGCGTGCACTCTgattatttatgaatgtaaaatgccTGTTTGCGCTGAGGCAGGTGTTGAAAGTTCACTGAACTCTTTCAGCCTGTTTACTCTGTCTCCGCTGATGCAATCACAAGCTGTCAGATGTGTTTGAACTTGATGTCAGTAGTTAATTGATCATGTGTTGTGCAGCTGGAGATGCTGGAGGAGCACAGGAACAGGGTGCGCTCACAGAAGGCGTTCTGTATCCAGTGCTGCTGGCGCAGGTATCAGACACGTCAGCGTAACCTGAGGACACGGGCTGCCACCCGCTTACAAGCAGGTTAGGATTTAACATCTTTATTCTGCGATTACAGGTGGTATGGTTGcacaatttggggaaaaaaatttgtgaattatttatttttttttttttgtcaagattaatatttaaacataaaaataaatataaaaataatacataaataatcacaactactactaaaattaaaaacaaaataagaaatattactattgtaatatttcactgtaaaatgaaatttaataataatattgtggttgtcttaattttgtcattttaaccacaacaaaaaaccaaagaattattattactacataaaaaagaaaaaaaatctcctcttttgaaaaaatattctcatcaCAACATctcaacaaaataataacattaagctatatttcagttttattttgattaatcatgcaaCGTTAATGACAGATAACCTTGTTCTAGACTTTTCACAGTAATTGCTAAATATTAAAGCTGAGTATAAGCTGGTTGTGTTTGTAGACACTTGTAGACAGCTTAAGAGATAAAGTGCACAAGCGAGAAGACATTATTTCTCAGGAATAGACCCAGTGATTGTGCATTTCTCTCTGACCTCTGCCTGGCTGAAGGAGCAGACATCTGCTGTGCGTCTAGACGCTGACACCTGATCAACTTCCTCCTGATTATCCCTTAAACTCAGAACAGAACAGGTGCAGCTCACCTGAGCCGAACACCTGCTTCACTGAGATCAGTAGAGCCAAAGGCCAAATCAGACCACACATAATTTTATAGTGTAGATCATACAGTATTGAAGATGTAGGACTGCATGAGTAATCAAAAGTTAAACCAaaagcactgtgttcatttacacgtgaGCAGCTCATTGTGTGCCGtattttcagtgtctcagagcgtctcggttcacagtaaatgctgcttatCACAAACTCCATTTCTGCATCCGTCTGAGTTTAAATCCTAGAGAAAACGgctctatatagatatatagtgtTTTTAACTCTATGTGTGTCTTTTCACAGGTGTGAGATCCTGGCTGGTCAGAAGAGAGATTAAGAGATGGCACAAAGCTGCATCAATCATCCAAACCACATGGAGGCGCTGGAGGGTAAGCAttgtgctgatttttatttttataaataaagatgttGTACAAGACTTGATTTTGTCTTTTGGGAATCGATTGGATTGTGAAGACCGTTTCATACCAGGGATGAAGGCAGGTGTTTGGAAGGGaaggaaagaaataaaatgcaaacataattctttttctattctattaatcttttaaaatgtaatcaaatgaaaatgcaacagttctttttagtttttagtgacTAACAAAGTGCTACACAACAGAGTTTtcctgtttaaattaaaacaatactaaaaaataccttaaaaatcattaaaaaaaatttaaaaaaattactttaaaaataacataaaaactacaatattctatataatattaatttttaatgaaaagcttTGAGTGCCACacggtttaaaatgttttgtaattttgtaatattccttaaaaaaaggaattattattattattattgtcattactGTACGATATTAGTATATTCCTGTGAAAATTTTCCCaaactgactttttattttgctgttttgtaggaaagacctttgagtttctgtttatttgatatgctttatcaaatgaaatggtgaaatgtttgtgttttgtttttgttttattatttgtgtcaTAAAATGGGTTCTAAACAGCATTTCCTGCTGACTTAAATGTTGATTGATTTATCTTCAGCTCTACATGTTTTGTGCCGTTTTCTTATCGTTCTGCATTCCTCCTCGACAGGCGTGGATGGATGCGTTAGCAGAGGCAGAGCTGGATGATGCTGAGGATTTCATGGAGAATGAAGCATCGTCCGTATTGCCGAAGCTGGACCCTCTGCTGAAGGAGAGAGGCTCCGTGCAGCTCTCCAGCATCCAGGAGCCTGTGCTGGTCAGAGGTTGGCCCATCGGTCTGGCCATGGCCTCTGCTCCCAGCGTCACTGTCTCTCTAACAGCCACGGGTTTCCAGCGGATCATGTCCATGATGGCCTGTCTGAAGAGCCCATTCAGACTCGGCGGATACAAAGTAAAGACCAACCAGTTTGACCAGGGTGTGGCGTCTATCAGAGCTCAGCCGCGGGTAAGACACGCTTCAAACACACGCTTATCTTGAGTGACCATGAATTATTCCAGGAGAAATACAGCTTACACTCATGTTGTCAATTGTTTTAGaatcatttatatacttttaaattatttattaatatttgaatttatttttatattttcagttttcattttaatttcagctttcaagtttaagttttagtaattttgttgttgtgtgcttttgtcatttataattgtaattttttatattaaaaaaatcagactttttatttatatattagttttagaaattttagtgGTTCAACTTAaaacttattaatttaatttagttgcctaatttagttgttttaagtttgtttttcatctaatatttatattatattttatctttatttttagctttattaccgtaaaaatatttttatagatttatatattcattcaatTCGTTTAATCTAACCATTACAAAGCTTTTTAAGTTGTCGTACTCTGAGGtagataaaattattacattttaatgtggatttttttgttgttgttgttggtgaatAAGTGCAAGGAACCTgtattataaaactttttgtaaaaagtattatttatatactattgtatttaattttatttgtagtcATTTGTaatgtgcatttgtattttttttatatatatttatatttagcttatctcagttttagtacttaaacttaagtTTGTTGCAGCAGTACTAATTTTCTAATGTTCATTTAagtttatgtaatatttgttctattttatgttagctttatttttttaatttattactaaaaataatggttttaaataaTGGGTTTAGCAGACACTGTGAAGTTTGCTTTAGAgctgtattattttagtattatttaaaaactctaatatgttgaattaatttttatctctgtaatgtttttgttaatttatttattaattttagtgattttagtactttaagtatTTACTTAAGTATTTTAATTTCTGCTGTAGTTTTCAaggcaaaaacagtacaaaaataaaagaaataaaaatacaaaaaagttaaagtacaaaaagtatgaaataatgtgtaaaaaacaaaaagtaacaaaaatgtttatggttttagttagctataataaccctgacacATTTATGTGAGATTATAAAGACTGTTTTTCTTTAGTGAATCATGCTTTTATGCTCAAATTAATCCGAGAACAACCTGAAACATTGCTTTAACTGCTGTGTAACTGTTTGTTTTGACAGGGCTCCATTAAGATGCATCTTCAGAGGTCTCCGCTGCTCTACGCTGACATGCACCCAGTGCACAAGACAGACGTGGTGACCGGACTCAACCAGATCCTGCTGGAGAGAACCTGAGATTTCATGCAATCAGTGCACCTTTGAAATACACTACATTAAGTGATATTAAACATTTAGCCTTGCTGCCTTATTGTTAGTGCAACTCAGTGTTTAGTTGTATTTACTCTCTCAGGTTTCAGCATAAAGCACAAGTGCCTTTTAATTCTGCTGCGTTCAATCAGTATATACTGTAAAGCGTATTATAACTATTACTTTATAAAAGCATGTTCTGTCCTAATTTAAATACTGTTTCTTGCACAGCTTGAAAGTGATAATTATAGATAagatttcagtttttattcatgATGTGCTGCTAATATATACCAAAATcaggtatttttaaaacatcacatTTGATTTCTGTTTATATCTGTTACAAACTGATAACAGGCTTTAAAACGTTGATGATATTATTAAGTTATAATGATAACTGAGGGAGATACTGGAGAATATAGTATTCatgatattattacatattattattattataagttttgtacacttttcttggcatcttttttttactttattcattgCACAAACAGTACTGGGAGAAGCCATTGTTTCAGCACTGCTGTTGATGCTCTTACCAAAGCAAACTGAATTAATATACTTTTTGCATTTGTATCCATACTCATTTTGTCACGATTTTGTACTTTTTGCTGTTTTAgactgaaatgtattttcaaacaCCAACTGCTCACAGGCACAACCCAGCATTCCTTCTTAGAtcatgtgttttttggttttgaaacatttaattgcattcataaacttcttttataaccacaaataatCAACATCTCTGTATATTTATAATCTCAGGGCATTAATCGGCAAAATGTGTGACTtgtaaaacaggtttttttttttttttagtacaacaCAGTACTACTTGAACAAACCAGTCAAACACCATGTCAAGCTTCGACAATGCCAATAAAGATTATTACAGGCGTCTTCTgtctttggtgtcttttttttttttttttttacacattctgTAGTGTGGAATATGAATTATAAAATCCATGTAATTAATTACTGACTGCTGTGTCTGTGACAACACAAAGGCTCAGCAATATGTTGAGAAAACATGCACTATCAACAAAAATAACTTGGACACTAAAATGCTAGGAAGCTTGAGAGCAATTTTATTGTAAAAGTTAATTTTTCAGGTATAAATATACCGTTTTATATACAGTTTCTCAGTATCTCTGAAGAACAAAACTGTTGTGTGAATGCTGTCATTACTCCGAAGATTGACTCTTGAAACAATAGTTTACCATAAAAAAgaaccctcaggtcatccaagatgtagatcactttgcttcatcagatttggagaaatgtagcattgcatcagtggcTCAGcacggatgctctgcagtgaatgggtgccgtcagatgggagtctaaacagctgataaaaacatcacaataatacacaccactccttcagttaacatctggagaagacaaaagctgaaacacatccagcattaagatggttttttaacttcaaaccatcacttttgtccataatcaataataacgcttccttcagtgaaaaaagtccatcttctgttgtctctcacatcaaaataaatgcacatttgtcTAGAGCTGTTTCGggttgtaaatggtgcttgatctgtgcagatttctctcctgattcagacaagaccacTCTTTTTTTTACTAGAGGAAGCTAGTAGATTAGTTttgggattattgtgatgtttttatcagctgtttggactctcattctgacggcacccattcactgcagagcatccattgctgagacactgatgcaatgctacatttctccaaaatctaataaagaaacaaactcatctacatcttggattggcctgagggtgaggacattgtcagcaaattataatttttgcattgcattacatTGTTCGCATTCAATAGGACATCGGTTGTAATACAACTTTTTACATCATTACatcaacatttttgtaaaaattttgatGCATTCTGTTTAGGAATCGGTCCCACACGTGACAGTTCCGTCTGATCAGAATTCATCATCCGTCCGTCCCCCGTCAATTCTCTGTTTCTGTCGGTTCAATAATTTTTAAGCACTGATCAGCTGGCTTCCACGAACAGCGGCTCCTGCATGGCGTCTTTCATGGCTCTGGCTTTATCTTCAGCCGAGTCCACGGACATCATTAACCGCCGAAGATGAGGATTCCTCAGCAGACCCTTCAGCGCCTCTGAACCACCTGTGAATGAAAACCATCTGTAACTGCTCTCACAAACACAGCATCAGCAGACAGCATCACAGATCGTTGTGAACAGAGTGTTTGTCGTTTCATACCCAGCTGCTGAAGTTTCTGCAGTGGGCACCTTGTCAGTCTGACTGTCTTCATCAAGAAGATCCTCTACAGTCCACGGCTGTTCGGGctgaaatcaaacatttatttcactTCACTTTCTGTTCAAAATAATCATCTACAGATCACAGGAAAAGTTCTCTTGATCACCTATAAAGCATTAAATGTGTTACGTGATCCATTTAATCACGCGCTGGTGACCGGTGTTTGGAGCGGCTGGAGGCCTGGATCTGGATTTTTTAACCGGATTGACGATGAATCTATGAGAGGAAggaaaaataatgatttcaatAGTTTGTTTTTGAACTGATTTTTGTCTTGGTGCTCAGGACAGTCCCGgtagctataataataatactaataataataagatatttaaattagtaataacatacacacatacattaataaagttattatatattcaattatattataataacctATATATACagtgctcatatatatatatatatatacacacacacacacacacataatataaatctatacaaataaattaatatcaaaacaacacaataataatatattttaagtaccAAACAGCATAATGTGTTTTGCAAACAACggaaggtcatgggttcg
The sequence above is drawn from the Cyprinus carpio isolate SPL01 chromosome B5, ASM1834038v1, whole genome shotgun sequence genome and encodes:
- the LOC109071916 gene encoding unconventional myosin-XIX-like; translated protein: MANVKQQLLSRNKEVSTVNGSEGEKAGRPNRQKEKVHGLKDRTQDLRKSLNDSLEGDIRDFLINEAELHTYDDLTKVNPVTPSTVLKCLQARYSAKVFYTHAGCTLVALNPFQPIPHLYSLDVMREYHTAPQPQEFKPHIFIVAEEAYRNVQGQVEPMNQSLVVSGESGAGKTWTSRCLMKYYATVATSSQKCQDTVEKIERRVLDSNPVMEAFGNACTLRNSNSSRFGKYIQLQLNGSQLLVGASVQTYLLEKTRVAFQAPTERNFHIFYQMMKGATEKQRLEWMLPSEQDFAWLPHAEKTLEEDCLRETVEAMINLGIDEGKRTQVFRILAGLLQLGNVYFSPASEEAQPCDLDGHSKGFLQKAADLLQVPLDELQSCLTVRTLLAGKQSVLKPCSQSECGVRRDCLAKVIYAQLFDWLVTFINNSMCADSSMWCNFIGLLDVYGFECFLLNNLEQLCINYANEKLQQHFVAHYLKAQQEEYVTEGLQWSFIRYQDNQGCLDLIEGSPSSIFSLLNEECRLNRASDAKQFRVRLQKELSDNASISWDKLSKEPHFTVAHYAGNVSYQIEGMMEKNKDPVPPEIISVLQKSQDSLLHSLFADGDRESEGSRGHSKVVTVVSKFKNSLESLMKILHSTTPHYTRCIKPNPECRPLTFKKEEVIAQLEACGIVETINISAAGFPIRIPYGSFLQRYGLIANTRLTARMNRANSPEMSDQAVLGSAVEDVLNLVLKRRAPNSTLSPDDNNSLVHCGRTKVFLTHSLLEMLEEHRNRVRSQKAFCIQCCWRRYQTRQRNLRTRAATRLQAGVRSWLVRREIKRWHKAASIIQTTWRRWRAWMDALAEAELDDAEDFMENEASSVLPKLDPLLKERGSVQLSSIQEPVLVRGWPIGLAMASAPSVTVSLTATGFQRIMSMMACLKSPFRLGGYKVKTNQFDQGVASIRAQPRGSIKMHLQRSPLLYADMHPVHKTDVVTGLNQILLERT